Proteins from a genomic interval of Papaver somniferum cultivar HN1 chromosome 4, ASM357369v1, whole genome shotgun sequence:
- the LOC113276141 gene encoding ultraviolet-B receptor UVR8-like, whose protein sequence is MDATASGTPSIQYHNIVVDQSISTLVVSPFTRQQRHCFGDSIPGEFPLAANPSIVLHVLTGCNLDPQDLAKLEATCSFFRAPASFAPDHELSISELAALDMCQKRAIFKPMADDEREALKQRCGGSWKLVLRFLLAGEACGRREKSQAIAGPGHSIAVTSKGSVFSFGSNSSGQLGHGTLEEEWRPRHIRSLQGIRIIQAAAGAGRTMLISDAGRVYAFGKDSFGEAEYGGQGSKLVTTPQPVESLKNIFVVQAAIGNFFTGVLSREGRVYTFSWGSDAKLGHQTEPNDLEPYPLLGPLENIPVVKIAAGYCYLLALTCQPGGMSVYSVGCGLGGKLGHGSRTDERYPRLIEQFQTLNLQPMVVAAGAWHAAVVGQDGRVCTWGWGRYGCLGHGNEDCESVPKVIESLSNIKAVHVATGDYTTFVVSEDGDVYSFGCGESSSLGHSTGAGGQGNRHTNVLNPEIVTSLKQVKERVVQVSLTNSIYWNAHTFALTESSKLYAFGAGDKGQLGVELVANQSERENPELVEVDLS, encoded by the exons ATGGATGCCACGGCGAGTGGAACTCCATCTATTCAATACCATAACATTGTAGTAGACCAATCCATTTCTACTCTTGTTGTGTCACCGTTCACACGTCAACAACGTCATTGCTTTGGTGATTCCattcctggagaatttccattAGCTGCTAACCCATCCATTGTTCTTCATGTCTTAACTGGTTGTAATTTGGACCCTCAAGATCTTGCAAAACTCGAG GCAACATGTTCATTCTTCCGGGCACCTGCAAGCTTTGCCCCAGATCATGAACTGTCCATATCAGAGCTTGCTGCTCTTGATATGTGTCAGAAAAGAGCTATATTTAAGCCAATGGCTGATGATGAACGTGAGGCTCTTAAACAAAGATGCGGTGGATCATGGAAATTGGTCTTGAGGTTTTTGTTAGCTGGGGAAGCTTGTGGCAGGAGAGAAAAGTCTCAAGCAATAGCAGGTCCTGGTCACAGTATTGCTGTGACTTCGAAAGGGTCTGTGTTTTCCTTCGGATCAAACAGCTCAGGCCAGCTTGGGCATGGCACTTTAGAAGAAGAATGGCGGCCTCGTCATATCAG ATCCCTACAAGGAATTCGGATTATCCAAGCTGCAGCTGGTGCCGGTAGGACAATGCTGATAAGTGATGCTGGTCGAGTTTATGCATTTGGGAAGGACTCCTTTGGAGAAGCTGAGTATGGAGGTCAAGGATCCAAGCTTGTTACAACCCCACAGCCAGTGGAGTCCTTGAAGAACATATTCGTTGTTCAAGCTGCAATTGGAAACTTCTTCACTGGTGTTCTTTCTAGGGAGGGAAGGGTGTACACTTTTTCTTGGGGCAGTGATGCTAAACTTGGTCATCAAACTGAACCCAATGATCTGGAGCCTTATCCTCTCTTAGGCCCCTTAGAGAACATTCCGGTTGTTAAAATAGCGGCTGGGTATTGCTACCTTCTAGCTCTAACTTGCCAACCTGGCGGTAT GTCTGTGTACTCTGTTGGTTGTGGTCTTGGTGGAAAGCTTGGACATGGTTCAAGAACTGATGAAAGGTATCCTAGGTTGATTGAACAGTTTCAGACCTTGAATCTTCAGCCTATGGTAGTCGCAGCAGGTGCGTGGCATGCTGCTGTGGTGGGACAGGATGGTCGTGTTTGCACATGGGGTTGGGGACGTTATGGATGTCTAGGACACGGGAATGAAGATTGTGAATCAGTTCCAAAGGTGATTGAATCCTTGAGCAATATTAAAGCAGTTCATGTTGCCACAGGGGACTACACTACCTTTGTGGTGTCGGAAGATGGCGATGTCTATTCATTTGGTTGTGGTGAATCATCCAGTCTTGGACATAGTACTGGTGCTGGTGGACAG GGTAATAGGCACACAAATGTGTTAAACCCCGAGATAGTAACTTCACTTAAGCAGGTGAAGGAGAGGGTTGTACAAGTCAGCCTCACAAATTCGATATATTGGAATGCCCACACCTTCGCACTCACAGAATCTAGCAAACTTTATGCATTTGGTGCGGGGGACAAAGGACAGCTCGGAGTAGAACTAGTCGCCAACCAAAGCGAAAGGGAAAACCCTGAACTGGTTGAAGTTGATCTCAGTTAG
- the LOC113272837 gene encoding uncharacterized protein LOC113272837 has product MWFLHPDCMRRVHDICNAPLVESLAYVFPQKLKRLKADMKIWNQLVFGNVYVRLKQAQLRLESALRVADEDPSDLHKHNLMKEATVEVSDVRMQLETMLKQKSRNKWLVDEDSNTSFFHNTIRIRMSSNTISELIDDNGDTITDCDQIKDLAVNYFENNGDASVPVNSLFDIDHPIISVEESNHMDHLPSIEEIHEVVFNLGADSAPGPDGFTGFFYRHCWEIIREDLVSASIFCWFNKFVLHGVNSSLLLLFPKERAANTLRNFRSIWLSNFFFKIFTKILAARLGSVLGNLVSEEQVAFMKGKNIHENISFALEMVNELQIKRKDGNVGLKLDITQDFDTVS; this is encoded by the coding sequence ATGTGGTTTCTTCACCCGGATTGCATGAGGAGGGTTCATGATATTTGTAATGCTCCTTTAGTGGAGTCTCTGGCTTATGTTTTTCCACAGAAGTTGAAGCGTCTCAAGGCTGACATGAAGATTTGGAACCAACTGGTTTTTGGTAATGTATATGTGCGGTTGAAACAAGCACAACTTAGGCTGGAAAGTGCTTTACGTGTGGCGGATGAGGATCCGTCAGATTTGCATAAGCACAATTTAATGAAGGAGGCGACAGTTGAGGTTAGTGATGTTCGAATGCAGTTGGAAACTATGTTAAAACAAAAGTCTAGAAACAAATGGTTAGTGGACGAAGATAGCAACACTAGTTTCTTTCATAATACTATTAGAATAAGAATGAGTAGCAATACTATCTCAGAATTGATTGATGATAACGGGGACACTATTACTGATTGTGACCAAATTAAAGATCTTGCTGTGAACTATTTTGAGAATAATGGTGATGCTTCTGTCCCGGTCAATTCTCTTTTTGATATTGATCATCCGATCATTTCGGTGGAGGAAAGTAATCACATGGATCATCTACCATCTATTGAAGAGATTCATGAGGTTGTTTTCAATTTGGGAGCGGATAGTGCTCCAGGTCCGGATGGCTTTACGGGTTTTTTCTACAGACACTGCTGGGAAATTATTCGTGAAGATTTGGTGAGCGCTAGTATTTTTTGCTGGTTTAATAAATTTGTTCTGCATGGAGTTAACTCGAGTTTGTTATTACTTTTTCCTAAGGAAAGAGCTGCTAATACTCTTAGAAACTTCAGATCAATTTggcttagtaattttttctttaagatttttactaagatcCTTGCTGCTCGTTTGGGGAGTGTGTTGGGTAATTTGGTTTCAGAGGAGCAAGTTGCTTTTATGAAGGGTAAAAATATCCATGAAAATATTAGCTTTGCTTTGGAGATGGTTAATGAACTGCAAATTAAGCGCAAAGATGGTAATGTGGGTTTAAAACTTGATATTACTCAAGATTTTGACACGGTTAGCTGA